A region from the Anaerohalosphaeraceae bacterium genome encodes:
- the rny gene encoding ribonuclease Y yields MEVLMAINTASWIVGILLGGGIGLAVSILVGFTISKIRLKEAEKDIQGRLETARREAETILKEARLDAASEFIRKREEFTNEVAAKEAQIQKQELQLEKMKDALERQQEQIEQRDRQLKNLEKDLQRKIESVDNKNRELSALLVQQKNQLLKISGMTVEEAKNLLLQELEEECEKEMSELISRKVAQAEEQAEEKAKEIINLAIQRYAAEQTCEVSVSMVDIPNDEMKGRIIGREGRNIRAFEKATGVDVIVDDTPGVIVVSGFNPIRREVARLSMERLIQDGRIHPTRIEEIVAQTKKDVHQRVIQLGKEAAEEVDVRGLNNKIIGMLGALHYRTSYGQNVLRHSVEVAFLAQVMADELGLDGSLAKRAGLLHDIGKAMDREIEGGHPSIGANYLRRFKESPIVLNAVEAHHGDIPADNPYTPLIAAADAISASRPGARRETLERYIKRLEKLEEIARSFEGVEGCYAIQAGREVRVIVNAEKVSDDAAMKTARDIAKKIEEEMTYPGEIKVTLLREVRCIEYAR; encoded by the coding sequence ATGGAAGTGTTGATGGCCATTAACACAGCGTCTTGGATTGTGGGCATTTTACTGGGGGGAGGGATAGGTCTTGCGGTTTCCATTCTTGTTGGTTTTACCATATCCAAAATCCGTCTTAAAGAAGCAGAAAAAGACATTCAGGGTCGTCTTGAAACAGCCCGCCGGGAAGCCGAGACGATTCTGAAGGAAGCCCGTCTGGATGCTGCCAGTGAGTTTATCCGAAAGCGGGAAGAGTTTACCAATGAAGTGGCGGCCAAAGAGGCCCAAATCCAGAAGCAGGAACTTCAGCTGGAAAAGATGAAGGATGCTCTGGAGCGGCAGCAGGAACAGATTGAGCAGCGGGACAGGCAGTTAAAGAACCTTGAAAAAGACCTTCAGCGAAAGATTGAAAGTGTAGACAATAAAAACCGGGAATTGTCCGCTTTGCTTGTCCAGCAGAAAAATCAGCTGCTGAAGATTTCCGGAATGACGGTGGAAGAGGCCAAGAATCTGCTGCTGCAGGAGCTCGAGGAGGAATGTGAGAAGGAGATGAGCGAGCTGATCAGCCGCAAGGTCGCCCAGGCGGAGGAACAGGCGGAGGAAAAGGCCAAAGAGATTATTAACCTGGCCATCCAGCGATATGCCGCCGAGCAGACCTGCGAGGTGAGTGTTTCAATGGTGGATATCCCGAATGATGAAATGAAAGGCCGGATTATCGGACGTGAAGGACGGAATATTCGAGCGTTCGAGAAGGCCACCGGGGTGGATGTGATTGTGGACGACACCCCGGGGGTGATTGTGGTCAGCGGGTTTAATCCGATTCGCCGCGAGGTGGCCCGGCTGAGTATGGAGCGGCTGATTCAGGACGGGCGGATTCATCCAACGCGGATTGAAGAGATTGTGGCTCAGACGAAAAAGGATGTGCATCAGCGGGTCATCCAGCTGGGCAAGGAGGCGGCGGAAGAGGTCGATGTCCGCGGGCTGAACAACAAGATTATCGGGATGCTCGGGGCCCTGCACTACCGCACCAGTTACGGGCAGAATGTGCTGCGGCACAGCGTCGAGGTGGCTTTTCTGGCGCAGGTGATGGCGGATGAACTGGGGCTGGACGGTTCGCTGGCCAAGCGGGCGGGTCTGCTGCACGATATCGGCAAGGCAATGGACCGGGAGATTGAAGGCGGGCATCCGTCGATTGGAGCCAACTACCTGCGTCGGTTTAAGGAATCTCCGATTGTGCTGAATGCCGTTGAGGCGCACCACGGGGATATTCCGGCGGACAATCCTTATACGCCGCTGATTGCGGCGGCGGATGCCATCAGTGCATCCCGGCCCGGTGCCCGCCGGGAAACCCTCGAGCGGTATATCAAACGGCTGGAAAAGCTGGAGGAAATCGCTCGCAGCTTTGAAGGCGTGGAAGGTTGCTATGCGATTCAGGCGGGCCGTGAAGTGCGTGTGATTGTCAATGCAGAGAAGGTCAGCGATGATGCGGCCATGAAGACGGCACGGGACATCGCCAAGAAGATTGAGGAAGAGATGACCTATCCGGGCGAGATTAAAGTGACGCTGCTGCGGGAGGTTCGGTGCATTGAGTACGCCCGATAG